The following are encoded together in the Panicum virgatum strain AP13 chromosome 6K, P.virgatum_v5, whole genome shotgun sequence genome:
- the LOC120713390 gene encoding zinc finger CCCH domain-containing protein 33-like: MAAAWVRSVRWEQARAGVRVGGGLARLESRRARERGEEQGRRWQASAAWRSQLGAPGAARRRSPVEAAHASPTNGTTPFHLTTAGGAAGAITAAHLLTAGVSADALAFSGLCAGDLLPHANATAERGTGSSVCCSSLARCAVVLAQEEPHPGTRSTADRDPPSRSPPAAAGALQQAPLPAAGVAARPAAALHPRPGDRPPASCTRV; this comes from the exons atggcggccgcGTGGGTGCGCAGCGTGCGGTGGGAGCAGGCGCGTGCAGGCGtgcgcgtgggcggcggcttggCACGGCTGGAgtcgcggcgtgcgcgcgaGCGTGGCGAGGAGCAAGGCCGGCGCTGGCAGGCGTCCGCGGCGTGGCGCAGTCAGCTCGGTGCTCCgggcgccgcgcggcggcg GAGCCCGGTGGAAGCGGCGCACGCCTCGCCCACAAACGGCACCACGCCGTTCCACCTCACCACGGCGGGCGGTGCTGCGGGTGCTATCACGGCGGCGCACCTCCTCACCGCGGGCGTGTCTGCGGACGCGCTCGCCTTCTCGGGACTCTGCGCCGGCGACCTCCTCCCGCACGCCAACGCCACTGCCGAGAGAGGGACGGGGAGCTCTGTGTGCTGTTCAAGTCTCGCGCGGTGTGCCGTCGTCCTCGCCCAAGAA GAGCCTCACCCGGGGACCCGGTCGACCGCCGACCGCGACCCACCCAGCCGCTCGCCACCTGCGGCCGCCGGAGCACTACAGCAAGCTCCCCTGCCCGCGGCCGGCGTTGCCGCCCGCCCTGCAGCCGCCCTCCACCCGCGGCCTGGCGACCGGCCCCCGGCGTCCTGCACCCGCGTGTAA